The genome window ACTCTTGAGTGCACTGGGATGTTTCAAAAATAGGTACTATCGCGTCAGGTGAATTCAATAATAGACGCATGTTGGCATTCTAGCCCTCCTCCTTTCGGGACCTATCTGAAAGAGAATCCAATACTACAATGCTATGGCGTCGGATGATGGTCCGGTTAATGTCAAAACTTTAATTATTAACGGATTTAGGTTCAAAATTTATAAACTTTTGCAATTTAAATTAAGGTAAAAAATACATAATCTTGAACTCCAAGAGTCTCAGAGAAATAATACATATATCATAGCCAAATTTTTGGATAAAATGTCAATTTTGAGGGTCTAAACAACCTCATATCGTCGTTCATACTTTATAGTATGAGTTTTGTTCATTGGGCCAAAACCTATTGAAAAATAGTATTATAGGCCCAAGTTTGATGTTGGAAGCCGAAAGTTTGATGACCCATAAAGAACAAAGTCATACGAACATAAACCGATAAACCCGGACAATATCTGCATGGTGAGTGAGCTGAGATTTTCAACATTGTATCGGAGCAAAATCTCATATTAGACGGACATCTACTTATTCACTTGTTAGTTTGATATAACTCAACCGACAAGTACGGAGAAGAATCAAAATTTGTAAGTGATGGTTCAGAAAAAACAAAGTTATGCGGACTCAATCTATCTACGGAAACTGATAAACTCAAAGTGGacaaacaatattattgatgtgaatGCGCTGTAATTTTCAACACATCGCGAGATAGATGGAGATCGGTCTTGCCTCAGCggcaaagtattttttttttttgatcgcAATTACGGACAACCAGCACAGTTAGAGAGAGGAGTGTTGTCTCGGTTCATTATTGGATATGCTGGTTCAGAGGAGAGTGGGCAAGTGACTTAAAGCCCTCGGTGCCCATTCCTTGCTATTCTCCTTCTTCATTTTGCTTGAAAATTACAATAACAGCTTGAGTCTCTTCTGCCACCCATATATGTATGTGCACTGGATATAGATGGACTGACACATTAAATGAACTAATTTTGAGGAACTCGATATGATCCCACATCATTTAGATGTGGGAACTGATGTGCTAAAATCAAACCACAGATAAAGTGCACAAGTGATTGGCCAAACCAATAACAAAATTCAAGCAAATTAGATATAAAGAATCAAACAAAACAGTAAACAACACGAGATTTACGTGGTTTGCCACAAGTCTACGTCCACTCTCAACCCTCAATTTTTCTCTCTCGCGTGGCTCTcactatgtaaaaaaaaaaaaaaaaaactcttaaaaCTTATATTTATAACACTAAGAATATAATAGAGCTTAAACTTACTAACTAGTATCAACTGATTTTTCTGGGCCTGAGATAAAGTCATCCCACATCACTTAAATATCTACGTGCATGGTCCCCACGTCCAAGTACGAGATTGGGCTAAACAGCCCTTTATATAATACACAATTGATTACGATAAAACCTAAATTTTCTAACTAGACATTGGGTATAATAGACTCCAAACTTCTTAAACAGGTATGGCATTTAGTGCGACCTGTTTATGGGCTGCACAGAGCATGAACATGAGCAAATTACAGAGCTGTTACATGGCAATCAGTCAACGGAAGAATTTAAGCTAATAAAGGAGACTGCATATGCCTCTTTATCAAAATGCTTTGTTTTCACTGGTAGCGACAGAGTAGTAGGACTTGGTTTATCTTGCTTGACAAATGACAACCCCTCAAAATATTTCTGCGCCATGTGACACTATTGATACATgtcagaggaagaaaaaaaaatgaaggaaagaaTCCATGTGGGTTTATGGAGATGATGAGAGGTAGTGAATCACATAGGGCAATTTGACTCTAAAACACACATAAGGAGATAGGacaacagggaaaaaaaagagagaatagaaagaaaagctggaatgggcacaaaggagaaaaaaagagagaggcaaCTTTGGTGGTACACCCTATTTGTCAGAAAAATGCAGCAAGGCTACACAGATTAGCAAATAATGACCCTCTCTCACTCTTTCATTCTCTCTTCTGATGAATTCTTGGTGGAAAATAAAGAggagaggaaagaaaattaaacaggacccatctttcttttgttaCAGCCTTACACAGGAGAATCCAAGAAACTATTGCCACCAATGATTTAATAGTTGGGATCAATtggttaagatttttttttgtgaaattttggttCCGTGATCATGTTCTAGTTTCAGGCCCTACCTGTAGGTTTCAATCTAATCTTATTTATAATCAACGTGGTGTGTACTGTTATGATGATTTGAGATACAATCTCGATTTAGCTGTTTAAAAATCATGTTGAAATGGGTGATTATTcaattatcaaaataaataaatagcacCCAATGCATAACGGGTagcagattaaaaaaaaaaaacaaacataaatggTAGTTTCGTAGTTATAGAATCTGAACCAAGGCATCTTTCATATTTCATTTGACCGGTCCCCTTTGACCGTTTTGACAAGTTCTGGTCAGTCTAAATGATAGGAGAGCCACTTTATCCCACTTGACTAGCAGAGCGTGTAACACAAAATCTTCCTTATTCTCGTCGGTTGCGTTGAAAGGCGCGTGGATTCTGTTTCACTCTCAATATCCTGTGAAAAAGGGGTGCAGATTTGCTTCAGAGGAGGAGGGAGGAGACCCAGGTGGAATTAAAATTCATTTGAACTTTATGTTACATCGAATAGCCTAAATGGCACAACTCCTAATCATAAGAATTGAAGCTCAAAATGGAGAATTATTTACAATTACCCAAATGGGATTTGGGGATTAATTAATGGAGAGTTTCTAATTGGTCTATGATGAATATTATGATCATTTTGAAGATGATTGGTTCTTGCTATGGGAAACCAAAGTAAGGATTGAATTAGCAAGCTTGTTGATGGCATCAACTAAGCCGTTAATGCCTTGCCTGTTGATCTCAGTCTTGGTTTCTTCAATCTTGAGTCTTCTTTCATGGAGACTAAGGAGGTCTCTATGCCTTCTTTCTTGTCTCTCATCACAACCCTGAAGTGCTTCTGCTATTATGGAACCACTTTTGTAGATTGCACTTCCCACTTCATGATTTGATGAGCTTGTATTTGCAGTCCCACTTGTTCCCTCTCCACCAGCACCACtacctcctcttcctcttctccttctctttgCCGGTGAGTCCGAATAGTCACTTGTATCAGTATCTGAGCCTACTGTGGGCAATGTTAGATGAGGCTGATAAGAGAGAGGAGCAGCTGGTTGTGCCATTGGTGGTTGTTgggatggtggtggaggaggtggaggtggtaGGGGTAACAATGGAATAGAACCTGAGACTTGATGATGTTGCAATAGAGGAGGAAATAAGGGTTGAACAGCATAACCAATGTTAGGAATAGAAGCTAAtgacccaccaccaccacccccaACATTAGCAATCTTGTGATGAGTTCCTTTCttctccaccacctcctccaaaGCCTGAAATATCTGAGGCAGCATATTGCTAGGCaagttcttttctttcctctcaTTCTTCTCAAGTTCCCAATAAGACCCTTCAACTGATCTAACAGTAGTATttccatctcctcctcctcctcctgatCTTTCAGCTATTCTTCTTCTCTCATAATCTCTCACTTTCTTGTAATCCCTCATGAGATTGTCCCACTTGTCATTGCATTGGTTTTGGCTCCTCAAACACCCTTTCCTCCAACAGTAATCCTCAACCCACTTCCATCTCAACTCTGTTGGCTTGCTTGATCTTCCTGCTTCAGCACTACTCTCTCCAGTACTTCTCTTCATTCTTCTCTCATCATCCATCTTCTTTGCTTCTATTAACACCATTGTTTCACTCACTGTCCAGTTCCCTTTCCTGTAGTCCCTCATTACACTGCTACTACTACTGCCACCTTGATCAGCCATTATCAGGTGCATATACAACTCTCTATCTCTAGctaaaagagagagggagagagtagAAAGTGAAGTCTGTGTGTCTAAAGAAGATTGAAGAGGGTCATGAAAGAATGGAAGTTCATGGGGTCCAAGAGTAATGGTCTTTATCTCTGTCTCTCCTGCTCTCTTTTAGGAGACTTGGATTTGATGGAGTGGTGGGTGTTCAAAGCTACTCAAATCTCAATAAGGTTTGGGACAAAAGACAACCAATTTGGGTCTACCTAAACAAAatctcagtctctctctctctctcaacaaacGTATCATTCaaagacaacaacaacaactataTGTTTTAGTGGGGTTTTCATggtttggattggattggattgtgTTTCCatccaaaaataataacaatacaaggaatcaaatatataaacatCCATTAGTGAGCTTCAAATTGATTTTTGCACTTACTAACCTTAAAATCTTCAAAAACCTTGAAAGTAGAAAGTCGGAATCTAAAACTACTTATTGGAACCACTAGTACTACTGCTTCTCCCCATACCAAAGTGAGGGAAAActatgtttgtgtgtgtgtgagagagagagagaaatcaggCATAAGACATATCAACAAGCCCCAAAAATTTCacagagagaaagagtgagtgatagagagaggggaggggaggggttataacttataagtgtttttttttcttcctgttttTCAAGGGAGATAAAGattggagaaaaagaaaaggggttGTCTGCAACAGAGAGTGTGTGAGAGATGACTATCACTGCTCACACACGTGGTTTAGTGCACCAATCATCACACCCCCAACCTTTTTGAAGCATAACATATAGTTAATCATAATGTTATTAAATCAAAGTTTTTATGGTTTGTAATAAGCAATCTTTAGTGAAACTGTAATAGTATCTCTTTTTTAATCGGGAACGAAACCATATCATCTTGTATAGACATTTCGAGAACAAGGGTATTGTTTtcagtgaaaatcgaactcaaaatcCTCCTGAGTGTATACGATTTGATCTCAGAGAGATTTACCTATTAGACTCTCACCCAAGTGGTTTACATAGTAGTTGACAAAATATGCTTCTtctatttatataaatatataatgtgCTTTTAGAAGAGAATGCATTTGACTTGAGTTCCACAGAAAGCGACTTTCTTTGCAGTCATGAGTCATCTAAGATCTTGAAAACTCATAACATTGGGTGCTTTATGAAACGTTTTTGGAatgtataaaagaaagaaaaagtactTCCAGAATTTATGAAAATGAAACTATGAAAAAGATTTACAAGCTACAATAAAAATATTCAACTTTAGAATCTAAGCATATATTGAGAAGCCTGTGAATTAATGATTACATTGTTGGTTCTtgaaaacaacatatatattcaaatgTGATATGCCCccaccctatatatatatatatatatatatataaggaggATCATGATATACATCATGGAAGAAGATCAATGTGAAAGAAAATCTGCATGAAAAGATTCAATTAACATGACTTAGCTAGGAACCCTAATCATTTGGTTTAGTACCATAACTAACCATGCAAGAAcccactttcttctttttttttaattaaccaAGTAGCCAACACAAAATGCCACGAGCTTTTGGATCGGAAGGAGCGATGAGGACAGTTTTGTCCATTTGGGATTATACTGATGTCAATTTCGTCTTTTCAGACAGGGACACTCGAAAAGCATTCGGCCACGTCAGCAGGCTCTCTTTTTCTCGCATTTTCAATCTGCCAGCTAGGACCTGCGGGGAGTCAGGAGTCAGTTTGACCAGGGGCTTGACCATGAGAGGTGGGTCCTGGAACACATTGACTAGTCCTTTTCGTGCCAAGTTTTTGGACTCTAGCCAGCCTCAGTTTCTTTGGCTACAAAAATACTCCTAATTTTGCAAACCTAAATTAATAGATAGTTATATACATGAGGATATAATACAGACTGTGTGTAGCTATATGAAGGTACTAATGGGCCCATCTGTGTAGAGATGGGGTAATGATGTGTGAAATGTCCATACCAAATTATCAGAACCAGATATCCAAAACAGTTCCATTGATGAACCAACATTTAATAGGGAGGGACCATGCATAGATGTTATTAAAACTTGAATACTTGATCATCtatgtaatatttttaaataatcattagtaatattttaaataataaaatatcacatatttatttatcacaattgttATTTACAAGTTTCTATATCCTAAAAACGCTTGATGACAACATCATTAGTAGTAATTccaaacaattatttttttatgaaatacacAATATGATAATTAAAAATTGATCACTCATCCTATTGTGCAAATATGTCTTGCAATGTTCACTACTGAAAATTATCTTTCAATACTTGTCGTCGTTGTTATGTGTAAAAACAAATGCTAACTTCAAAGTCGATATTCCAAAAGAAAATGGAGATGTTTCTTTGTTTGCActagtacttttttttttacggggctcatatattttttcattggAGGCCTGATATATTTTTTCTTGGGGCCTGTGCCTCTAGTGAAAATATACATAGGTTTACCTCCGTCTCGATGAGATTCGAACTCAAGATCTTATGGTCCAGGACAGGCTATCTGCTATCCCATATAGCTTTTTAAAAACCGAATTGAACCGGTGAGTTCAACTGAGTACCGAACGATCTACCAATTCAGTTAAAGCTCAAAAATCAAGTATATGTCGAATGGATCAATACTAGTCAAAAATCGGGTTGAATCAGTGTCATATACCAGTTGCCCGATCGGTTTGATCGGTATTTAAAACATTGATTCATGTTTCCTAGGTAACAATATGCTTTTGGTTCTGCATGCATCTTTCTTTTCATGGGTTTCTGCTCGTGGGCTTTGACAAGAGGTGATAATTGTAGCCCAACCCTCATAATGTGTTAACATGGACCATGGTCATGTATTCCAATAAAGTTTGGGCTTTACTATTCCAAGCCCGAGGATGCAATATGAAAGGGTTATCATAGTCCAAAACTCCAAATCagaattgtatatatatacaacaaatTAATGGCTATGATTTTGCCACGTGTATCATTTGACTCTATGTAGTTCtacattgcagaaaaacgatCGCTTTCGTACAGCTAGAGTCTTTCTATAGAGAGAGGGGGGTTTGTTGAGGAGGATCCTTCCTTCCTTTGCCTTTTTGGTTTTTCGTCTGCCTCTGACCCCTCTTGCTTTGTCAATACGCGCTTGCGCTTTTCGATTCAGATAAAATTAAATTACTCCCTTAATTGCCTTCAATTTCTCGAGCTTAATTCTCTGTATCTTCTGATTTCCAAACAGTAATTCTGTAATTCCGATGGCTACCGCTGGAAACAAGAACATCAATGCCAAGTTGGTGAGTTAAAGTTTAGACTCCGCCTTAGGTCTCTCCGGTGCTTAGTTACTTGGTTTGTCTTATGTATTTTTGGCATATGCTGAATTGCGATCGTTTTCCTAAATTATTTTAACCATCTTTTTTGGATGATGAAATATGTATTCTTTTCATTTAATTCTGATGGCGGGTTTGTTTTGAATATAAATTCCGATGTGGGTTTTATTTCATTCCGTTGATTGTTCTATGCCTGTGTCGGTCGTTATCAATTGCCTTCTTTCTCCTCTCACATATAGAATTATCTTACCGTTCTGTatgctttttctttctccttgtaAATTCTGAATTGGGTTTGCCGTTTTTCTCTCTGATCCCGAATTGGGTATTTTATTAGCGAATTCTGTGTTTTCCGTTTACTATGGGGATTGAGGTCAACTTATGAGTGGCTTAGTCAAACTTTAGTTTAACTTATGAGTTCATATGTGATCTGATATTTGTTTTCTTAACTGCGAGTTCGGATATGGTTTGTTTTGAAATAAACCAAATCAGAAGAGTTTTAGTATATTGACTATGTAGGATAGAGCCCGGTAAAATCCTTAAAAATTGTGGTAATGAATAAAATCCAAAGGCAGCAAAAGCATGTGCAAGTAGAGAATTAATACTCATTAATCAAACTAAAATGCTCCACCTAAAAGTTTTGACAGTAAATTTTGGTCACTTGCACTTTGTCATGTTTCCACTGTGACTTGGCGTTCCACGCAAACTGTACCAAGGTAAGTTAGAACCTTTACCTCTtggattattattttaaaatatgttatttttccTGCAACTTACCGTTTGATGTTTGTTTGCCCTGTTGCGTATAATATGCTGCTTGTGTTGTTCTGGCATTGGTTTCAAACCATCATGGTGGTTATATTGCAAGTGGTTGAGGCTTATTATGTACTTCAGGTGCTGCTTGGGGATGTTGGAGCTGGAAAGTCCAGTCTTGTATTGCGTTTCGTGAAAGGGCAATTTGTTGAATTTCAGGTGGGTAAACATTGTTTTAGGTCTGTTTTGGGTGTGATGACATGACGCTAGATTCCCCTGAGTGCTTTACTTGTATTGTTTATCAGGAATCAACCATTGGTGCTGCCTTTTTCTCACAAACATTAGCTGTTGATGATGCGACTGTGAAATTTGAGATTTGGGATACGGCAGGACAGGAGAGATACCATAGTCTGGCTCCAATGTACTACAGAGGGGCTGCTGCTGCAATTGTCGTGTATGACATAACTAATCAAGTAAGTGAGTTTGGGCATGATAAGACGtcattcttttttcctttaaagATTTAAAGCACTGTGCCTTATACGTAAATTTCTTTCGACAAGTAGTTTCTTGGCATACTGTTAGACATTCTCATTGTCATTGGTGTCTTTTTGGTGTGTTTAATCTGCATTTTAAATTCGTTGTTTTTTCGGTTGTTATTTTTAATGCTGCATAAATGTATGTATTGCATGTATGATGTATTAACCAGTGAGataaatattttgagttttttaatGGTCACTGGAATTGAAATTATGTAAGGTAGTGAAGCTTGATTTACGTGATGCTTAAGGTAAATTCCaactatttattttcttttttctaggCCTCATTTGAGCGGGCAAAAAAGTGGGTCCAGGAACTTCAGTCACAAGGTATTATTTTACATTCTAAGTTTGCCACGTGTTACTCTGTTTAAATGCTCAAACCCTACCTGTCTGCCTTTTAACTGGAATTATATTTGTTTAGTTTTAAAAAGGAAGacatctttaatttttttgagactGTGTAACCTCTCCAAGGTTGCGCCTCTTTCGACTGGCCTCGCATGGTAAACCACAGACCCTAGCAACCACCTGCAAGCCACTAATGTTTGTAAATCCGAGTTGCGCCTGGGGATTTGATCCCAAGGCCTTGCTCCTCCAAGTTTACTGCTGGTTCCATAGTCCCCTTCCCTTACCACTGGGTTAACCTTGTTTCGGTAACACTTTTGAATTGTTCTGATTTGACTGCAGTTCAGTTGCCTGTTCGTGCTTGGAATATATTTTGATTAGTTGTTCGTAGTTGATGGattctttattgtttttatttcttgGTATGGACTTATTATGTAGATACTTAATTACCTACTTAATCATTTTTATGTCAAGGTAACCCCAATATGGTTATGGCACTAGCTGGTAATAAATCTGATCTACTGGATGTGAAGAAGGTTGCAGCAGAGGCAAGTTACTACCCCTTGCtagttgaattttattttagtCTATTTTACATTTACGAGTTTGCAGTTTGTAAACAAAATTGTGTTTTTCATTAGACATTAGATAATTCAAATGCGAGTAAAACTTTCTAGAAGTCTGGAGCTGAAAATAAATATAGGTTGCAGCACCCTGTGTAATTTACAAGGCAGTAATTCTTTTTTATAAACTCCGTTGGTTTACTCACTTATATTTCTTAATTAAAATGGGCTGTTTTCTTTGGTTACCTGAGGCATTATTGAAAAACTAAGAAAGAGGAGGATGGTTTAGTGTTTGTCAATTTACAGTCTCTTCAAaattttcctctccttttccATTACCATTCGCCCTTCGGGTTGGGCCATGGAAGGTTTATCAATTTCCATGTAACTCATATATTTGTCTTCTCTTATCTCTCTCTGTTCATTGATTGCAGGAAGCACAAGTATACGCCCAGGAGAATGGTCTCTTCTTTTTGGAAACCTCGGCAAAAACAGCAACCAATGTCAATGAAATTTTCTATGAAATAGGTATCCAGAATTGCAATGAGTTTAGCTGTTTAAGCGTGTCTTATTGGTCAATGCATTTTAATTAAACCTGTAATTATTACTGGTTAATTGATTGGCGAGGGTAGCTTGTTACTGAGCATATTTGAAATATTTGATTGACATACTTGAATCATTAATAAACTTAAACTTCGTCTGCTCATACTTTGTCCATTTAATGCTGGGTGCACTATTATAAACAGATAATTTGTCGATTCCTGAActtctatgtgtgaagattatCCTGAACACCTGCTGTTTCTCACGAGAGCCTGAACTATGAGCTCTCGATGTTTTTGAACAAATTATGTTGAATATGCTGTCCTGTGTGAAGTTCTTAAATTTGATATTTCAATTCCTTCTTGTTCCTCGTACAGCAAAAAGACTACCTCGTGTCCAGCCAGCGCAGAATCCATCTGGAATGGTACTCATGGATAGACCCACGGAGAGAACAGCAAATGCATCTTGTTGCTCCTAAGCGCTTCtacatcatcaccaccaccaccactgctTTTGTGTAACTTATGGTGCTTGTAACACCTACTCTCCTGAAATATATGTTTCATAGTTTCCTGGTTTCcccttttttgtgtaattactCAATTCAGAATTGTACATGCATGGTCCCTTACCAATCAGTGAACAGAGTTTGAGATTGGGTTCCCTGTACTGATATCTATGTGGCTTCTTATGAATCTTGTCTCAGTTTCGGGGCTGAATTTTTTGAACCTTACACTCTCTACACTAAGCCAAGCCCACTAGAGAAGCCTACTTAGCCTGATGGCACAAGTGCCGTCTCACCACACCTGCAACTCAGGTTTCGATCCCCTCTTCCCCACTGAATTATTAAAAAAGAAGCCAAGCCCACTATAATTCTTTGAATCACTGGATATATTGCAGATATTGCCCATCTTGGTCATGGATTGCTGCAAGACAATGTACATTGTATTAAGGAGAACTACTTAAAGTCAACATTGAAGGAGGATTCACTAAATTTTCTGTTAGTCAAAAGGATCCTCATGTCCCTATTGTAATCTGTATATATTTGCATTTGCAGTACtcttttttggtaaccaagTACGACACCATATAAACGAGTCTTGCGCACATAGAAATTTATCACTTGATGCGTGGCCGCAAGGGTAGAAGCGAACTCGAGACCTCCCAATTTGCAATGCCATATACTAATACATGAAATGATCACCCCCATTAATCATTGAAAATGTAGCTTTACAAAGTTGCTCCCAGCTCAACTAATTTACATAAATCATAGATTATTCCTCATGATCAGTTCCCAAACAAGGAGAATATATCCAGCTCATTGTCCTTATCTGTATAAGGACTTAAAGCCAAGACTTGACCAATTACAAACTAACTTCATAAAAGCAAACTAATGAAAACAGAAGAAAGGACATTTTCCAAATCTACAAACTGAAAAGCTTCCTTATTTTCTGGGCCAGAACTAGTGCACCATTATTCCATTGGCTAGCAACAAGAACTGCCATTAACTACCTGCTAGCACTTGATGAATTATtttaacgaaaatgataaagatcacaGTAGTTGTTGGTATTCCAGTTATCCCAACTGCTAAGATGAATGCACATGATCTAAGTGAATTCGTGCGCTTTACATATTCcacatgatacacatgaaataATACGCGTACAATTCAGTAGCTGGGATAACTGATATACAAGTTGCTGGGATCCTTATCATAATTGTTATTTTAATTGTTGTGTATTGCTTGAGAAGCTGCAGCGGAAGCACAATCTTTGGTCTGAAACCCAATCCTCTCATCATCCAAATCATACACAACCTCCATATTTTGTTGTTGGAAGCTCCCAAACACACCAGCTGGTCCATAATCACCATCATCCATACTTTGGAACAACAGACACTTCACAGCAATTGAGTTAACTGGTGCACTCATGGCATAAAAGTGATTCCCTTGTGGCAAAACAACACTCACATTATTCAAGAAATGGAAGGTGACTGAAGGAAACTGATCATCCATGAAAGTATTGTTTGGACATGGGACTTTGTAGCACAAATCAAACCCAGTTCTTGCTTCTACTTCGCTGGCTCTTGGATAAGTTATCATTGAATCAAGTTTTGAGAGGAGTTGTGAGTAGAATGGCTCAGGAAGGTGAGTATAAGTTGTGCCTGAATCAATCAACATACCTCCATTGCCTTGTGAATCAAACTCTCTTAGTGTTAAGGGCACTTGGGTTGGACTAATATTGGTACCTACAGTTATAGCCTCTAGACCCATGTAATAGTAGTTTGGGTACATAGGACTCTTCAACATTGGAGTGAATTGCATATTGTTTCTAGAAGATATAGCAACATCACCAATCACTAATGGGCTTGAAATATTAGGGTTATTAGCAAACTTGAAGGGCAAGAAACAGTGTGAAAAGCCCTTGTGAAGGAACCCTAATTGAGAAGGCAAAGAAAGTGGACCCTTCCCAAACCCAGCAATCCCAATAGGTTCTCTATAGGCAGACCCAACACACCCAAAAGTGAATTTTGGGATATCTCTAGTGATCACACTAGGGTTACTTCCATGAACCCTAAGTGTGTCCCTAGTTAGTGTCCCAATTACAACCCCTCCAGCACCATAAGTGTAAGCAAAAGAAGGACAGGGTCTAGTGCAAGTGCCTTTGAGTAGCATACTCAGTGAACATCCAGACACAGTGCATGGATCAAGAGAATTATCAGAGCTATGGATGTCAATGCAAAATGAGCTTGAACACACATCTCTAAATGATGAAGTTGAGTGAGAAGGAGAATATGTAGCCACTAATTTGTTGTTCCTATAGTCATCACAATCCATGCAATCAAAAGATAAATTCCCATAAGGGACCCAAGTAAGGTCACTCCCAGTATCCATATAAACTTGGATAACTTGTGGGGGTGTACCTAGAGTTAAGGATATCAAATACCCATCTCTAACTTCCCTCAATGGCTCCATTATGTCTGAATCCTCTGATGGCCGTCTTCTCATGGAGGATTTTGGAGTGGGAAGGGAAGCCGTAGACCGGCTCAGACCAAGAACTAGTGAATTAGGGTTTCCCTGTCTTGCTAGGGATTTTGAAGTGATCATTgagaggaggaagaaaaaagtGG of Tripterygium wilfordii isolate XIE 37 chromosome 13, ASM1340144v1, whole genome shotgun sequence contains these proteins:
- the LOC120013935 gene encoding uncharacterized protein LOC120013935; this translates as MHLIMADQGGSSSSSVMRDYRKGNWTVSETMVLIEAKKMDDERRMKRSTGESSAEAGRSSKPTELRWKWVEDYCWRKGCLRSQNQCNDKWDNLMRDYKKVRDYERRRIAERSGGGGGDGNTTVRSVEGSYWELEKNERKEKNLPSNMLPQIFQALEEVVEKKGTHHKIANVGGGGGGSLASIPNIGYAVQPLFPPLLQHHQVSGSIPLLPLPPPPPPPPSQQPPMAQPAAPLSYQPHLTLPTVGSDTDTSDYSDSPAKRRRRGRGGSGAGGEGTSGTANTSSSNHEVGSAIYKSGSIIAEALQGCDERQERRHRDLLSLHERRLKIEETKTEINRQGINGLVDAINKLANSILTLVSHSKNQSSSK
- the LOC120013727 gene encoding ras-related protein RABF2b-like, producing the protein MATAGNKNINAKLVLLGDVGAGKSSLVLRFVKGQFVEFQESTIGAAFFSQTLAVDDATVKFEIWDTAGQERYHSLAPMYYRGAAAAIVVYDITNQASFERAKKWVQELQSQGNPNMVMALAGNKSDLLDVKKVAAEEAQVYAQENGLFFLETSAKTATNVNEIFYEIAKRLPRVQPAQNPSGMVLMDRPTERTANASCCS
- the LOC120012617 gene encoding probable aspartyl protease At4g16563 — translated: MSTILAYSISTFFFLLSMITSKSLARQGNPNSLVLGLSRSTASLPTPKSSMRRRPSEDSDIMEPLREVRDGYLISLTLGTPPQVIQVYMDTGSDLTWVPYGNLSFDCMDCDDYRNNKLVATYSPSHSTSSFRDVCSSSFCIDIHSSDNSLDPCTVSGCSLSMLLKGTCTRPCPSFAYTYGAGGVVIGTLTRDTLRVHGSNPSVITRDIPKFTFGCVGSAYREPIGIAGFGKGPLSLPSQLGFLHKGFSHCFLPFKFANNPNISSPLVIGDVAISSRNNMQFTPMLKSPMYPNYYYMGLEAITVGTNISPTQVPLTLREFDSQGNGGMLIDSGTTYTHLPEPFYSQLLSKLDSMITYPRASEVEARTGFDLCYKVPCPNNTFMDDQFPSVTFHFLNNVSVVLPQGNHFYAMSAPVNSIAVKCLLFQSMDDGDYGPAGVFGSFQQQNMEVVYDLDDERIGFQTKDCASAAASQAIHNN